The Opitutales bacterium ASA1 genome window below encodes:
- a CDS encoding RidA family protein — protein MSHEARLQSLGLELPAPPPAGGNYLPAVQVGKLLYLAGVICTAHGAMTHTGQVGREHTIATAAEGARVCALNVLANIRAATGSLDAVKRFVTVAGYVNAVSGFADSPAVINGASDLFVEVFGDAGRHARAAVAVAGLPKNSTVEIQVVVELV, from the coding sequence ATGAGCCACGAAGCACGCCTCCAATCTCTCGGCCTCGAACTTCCCGCCCCGCCACCTGCCGGCGGCAACTACCTGCCCGCCGTCCAAGTCGGAAAGCTCCTCTACCTCGCCGGCGTGATCTGTACCGCTCACGGGGCCATGACCCACACCGGTCAGGTCGGCCGTGAACACACGATCGCCACCGCTGCCGAAGGCGCCCGCGTCTGCGCGCTCAACGTCCTCGCCAACATCCGCGCCGCCACCGGTTCGCTCGACGCGGTGAAGCGCTTCGTCACGGTCGCCGGCTACGTCAACGCCGTCAGTGGATTCGCCGACAGCCCCGCCGTGATCAACGGAGCCTCGGACCTCTTCGTCGAAGTCTTCGGCGACGCCGGTCGCCACGCCCGAGCCGCCGTCGCCGTCGCAGGGCTACCCAAGAACTCGACCGTCGAGATCCAAGTCGTCGTCGAACTCGTCTGA
- a CDS encoding biopolymer transporter ExbD, whose amino-acid sequence MKTRRSLSGAQENTDINISPLIDMVFILLIFFIVTTVFVEEKGLGVDKPDPAAAQQTDENESVVFTLTRNGQVMFEGRALGAGGVSATVRDKIRREMVPVIVKVEKGAIANLIVRVIDEARLAGADKISLTSQ is encoded by the coding sequence ATGAAAACTCGTCGATCCCTGAGCGGTGCGCAGGAAAACACGGACATCAACATCTCGCCGCTCATCGACATGGTGTTCATCCTCCTGATCTTCTTCATCGTCACCACGGTGTTCGTCGAAGAAAAGGGATTGGGTGTAGACAAGCCGGACCCGGCGGCTGCTCAACAGACCGACGAAAACGAGTCCGTCGTCTTCACCCTCACGCGCAACGGACAAGTCATGTTCGAAGGGCGGGCACTCGGCGCTGGTGGCGTATCCGCTACCGTCCGCGACAAGATTCGCCGCGAAATGGTACCGGTCATCGTCAAGGTCGAGAAAGGGGCAATCGCCAACCTGATCGTCCGCGTGATCGACGAAGCCCGACTTGCCGGAGCCGACAAGATCAGCCTCACGAGTCAATAA
- a CDS encoding biopolymer transporter ExbD: MSRDKTLPDSDEAMTDINISPLIDMVFILLIFFIVTTVFVEETGVDVNKPQAVTIADLEKNSILIAITAGGNIVYGGQEIGIGGIRPVVNRLTAKNKDLPVIIQVDQAAEGSLVVRTIDEAKLGGAKKVSLSAERS; the protein is encoded by the coding sequence ATGAGCAGAGACAAGACACTTCCCGACAGCGACGAGGCGATGACCGACATCAACATCTCGCCGCTGATCGACATGGTGTTCATCCTCCTGATCTTCTTCATCGTCACCACGGTGTTCGTCGAAGAAACCGGCGTGGACGTGAACAAGCCTCAGGCCGTCACGATCGCCGACCTGGAGAAGAACAGCATCCTCATCGCCATCACCGCCGGCGGCAACATCGTTTACGGCGGACAGGAAATCGGCATCGGTGGTATTCGCCCCGTCGTCAACCGCCTCACGGCCAAGAACAAGGACCTCCCAGTCATCATCCAAGTCGATCAGGCCGCCGAAGGTTCCCTCGTCGTGCGCACGATCGACGAAGCAAAACTCGGCGGCGCCAAGAAAGTGAGCCTGTCGGCCGAGCGCTCCTGA
- a CDS encoding ABC transporter substrate-binding protein: MPVASTPTGVTFLADWYPQPEHGGFYQALERGFYREAGLDVTIVPGGPRAMVLQKVGLGQAELAVWRTDDVTVAVSRDVPIVCLAGVFQRSPQALMFHSAYPVSSYEDLRGRPVMAGAASVWVQAVERRHGMSIQLMPLSFTIAQFLEDRLLVQQCMATSEPYQVARAGVEAGILLLDEAGTGPYHAIIGNRDWVRANPEAAAAFVRASLRGWRDFLEGDPGPAFDAISRLNPGHDEGSMRYSRDAMLRHELVLGSGDHGEKLGALDRGRLEQNARLLHELGVAARLVEVDELIAPGFPLATADGR; the protein is encoded by the coding sequence GTGCCGGTCGCTTCGACGCCGACGGGTGTGACGTTCCTGGCGGATTGGTACCCACAACCCGAACACGGTGGTTTCTATCAGGCGCTCGAGCGTGGATTCTACCGTGAAGCGGGCTTGGACGTGACGATCGTGCCGGGCGGGCCTCGTGCGATGGTCTTGCAGAAGGTCGGTCTCGGGCAGGCGGAGTTGGCGGTGTGGCGTACGGACGACGTGACCGTCGCGGTGAGTCGCGACGTACCGATAGTGTGTCTCGCCGGGGTCTTTCAACGCAGCCCGCAGGCGCTGATGTTCCACTCGGCGTATCCGGTGTCTTCATACGAAGATCTGCGCGGCCGGCCGGTGATGGCGGGTGCCGCGTCGGTTTGGGTGCAAGCGGTGGAGCGACGGCACGGCATGTCGATCCAGTTGATGCCGCTTTCGTTCACCATCGCTCAGTTTCTGGAGGATCGGTTGCTGGTGCAGCAATGCATGGCGACGAGCGAGCCGTATCAGGTCGCGCGAGCGGGTGTGGAGGCGGGCATCCTTTTGCTCGATGAGGCGGGTACCGGGCCGTACCACGCGATCATCGGAAACCGAGACTGGGTGCGTGCGAATCCCGAAGCGGCGGCGGCGTTCGTGCGTGCATCGCTGCGCGGATGGCGGGATTTCCTGGAGGGCGATCCGGGACCGGCGTTCGACGCGATCTCACGGCTCAATCCCGGGCACGACGAGGGTTCGATGCGGTACTCCCGGGATGCGATGCTCCGGCATGAACTCGTACTCGGATCCGGGGACCACGGCGAGAAACTCGGGGCGCTCGATCGCGGACGTTTGGAGCAGAACGCTCGACTGCTGCACGAGCTCGGCGTTGCCGCGCGGCTCGTCGAGGTGGACGAGTTGATCGCTCCGGGATTTCCGCTCGCGACGGCGGATGGTCGCTGA
- a CDS encoding solute carrier family 23 protein, with translation MLSRFFKLAENNTTIGRELQAGLTTFAAMAYILAVNPDILAATGMDRAALVTATAVGAAFSTVLMALLTNYPLALAPGMGINAYFTYSVCIGMGVPWQGALAMVFVNGVLFLALSLTGIREKIIKAIPYQLKIAITCGIGLFIAFIGLKNAGLVVAHPATLVTHGEFGAPGPLLALGGIFLMLFLVARRTPGAIVLTIFAVAAVGLFLPDGQGGTITRLPESIVDTPASLAPIALELDFTYITQNLWAAIPIILTLLFVDMFDNIGTLIGVTQRAGFLNKDGELPRIGRALVADSTAAIASSLVGTSTVVSYIESASGVEAGGRTGLTAMTTAALFLVALFFTPLILAVPSVATAPALVVVGVFMMQSARELDLKDFPWAAAAVLTILVMPLTFSIATGIGVGLITAALLMLLLGRRKETTVVTLVLAVVFLLEFLRTPIGHLIARLTS, from the coding sequence ATGCTCTCGCGCTTCTTCAAGCTCGCCGAAAACAACACCACCATCGGTCGCGAACTCCAAGCCGGGCTGACCACGTTTGCCGCGATGGCCTACATTCTCGCGGTCAATCCCGACATCCTCGCCGCCACCGGCATGGACCGTGCCGCGCTCGTCACCGCCACGGCCGTGGGCGCCGCGTTCAGCACCGTGCTCATGGCGCTGCTCACGAATTACCCGCTCGCCCTCGCGCCGGGCATGGGGATCAACGCATACTTCACCTACAGCGTGTGCATCGGCATGGGCGTCCCTTGGCAAGGCGCTCTCGCCATGGTCTTCGTCAACGGCGTGCTCTTCCTCGCGCTGTCGCTCACCGGCATACGCGAGAAGATCATCAAGGCGATCCCTTACCAACTGAAGATCGCCATCACCTGCGGCATCGGACTCTTCATCGCGTTCATCGGACTCAAGAACGCAGGTCTCGTCGTCGCACACCCCGCCACGCTCGTGACACACGGCGAGTTCGGTGCACCCGGCCCTCTCCTCGCCCTCGGCGGCATCTTTCTGATGCTCTTCCTCGTCGCACGCCGCACACCCGGGGCGATCGTGCTCACCATCTTCGCCGTCGCTGCCGTCGGCCTCTTCCTCCCGGACGGCCAAGGGGGCACGATCACTCGCCTACCGGAAAGCATCGTCGACACACCGGCCTCGTTGGCCCCGATCGCCCTCGAGCTCGACTTCACCTACATCACGCAGAACCTCTGGGCCGCCATCCCGATCATTCTCACGCTGCTGTTCGTCGACATGTTCGACAACATCGGCACGCTCATCGGCGTCACCCAGCGTGCGGGTTTCCTGAACAAGGACGGTGAACTACCACGTATCGGCCGCGCTCTCGTCGCCGACTCCACTGCTGCGATCGCGAGTTCGCTCGTCGGCACATCGACGGTGGTCAGCTACATCGAGTCCGCCTCCGGCGTCGAGGCTGGTGGACGCACTGGCCTCACCGCGATGACCACTGCCGCGTTGTTCCTCGTCGCGTTGTTCTTCACCCCACTCATTTTGGCCGTGCCGTCCGTCGCCACGGCCCCGGCTCTGGTCGTCGTCGGTGTGTTCATGATGCAATCCGCGCGCGAGCTCGACTTGAAGGATTTCCCGTGGGCCGCCGCCGCCGTGCTCACGATCCTCGTCATGCCGCTCACGTTCAGCATCGCCACCGGCATCGGCGTCGGACTCATCACCGCTGCCCTGCTCATGCTGCTGCTCGGCCGACGCAAGGAAACCACCGTCGTCACGCTGGTCCTCGCCGTCGTCTTCCTGCTGGAATTTCTACGCACGCCGATCGGCCACTTGATCGCTCGATTGACCTCGTGA
- a CDS encoding ABC transporter permease, producing the protein MSAGATKRAVLRWSLPAISGVCFLALWALAKWWWNFPKFFLPYPWEVAEAGWAERARLFRAATSTMSGALIGFAAAALAGGLIGVLLASSRWMRVAFYPHVLIVQMFPIVVLAPLFVLWFRAGIHSVSAIAFVIGFFPVVANATQGLISTDRNMVDLFHSTGANFLQEFLWLRVPFAMPYYLVGLRISASLAMIGAVTGELFAGSASGGSGGLGFMVIIYHSQLRTAEVLATGFVACLCGFAFVGSVTWLNHVLLRRWHDSIERNDV; encoded by the coding sequence GTGAGTGCGGGCGCGACGAAGCGCGCGGTGCTTCGGTGGTCGCTGCCGGCGATCTCGGGCGTTTGTTTTCTCGCACTTTGGGCTTTGGCGAAGTGGTGGTGGAATTTCCCGAAGTTCTTTTTGCCGTATCCGTGGGAGGTGGCCGAGGCGGGCTGGGCGGAACGCGCGCGATTGTTCAGGGCCGCGACGAGCACGATGTCGGGGGCCTTGATCGGCTTTGCGGCGGCGGCCTTGGCGGGAGGATTGATCGGCGTGTTGTTGGCGTCCTCGCGCTGGATGCGGGTGGCGTTCTACCCGCACGTGTTGATCGTGCAGATGTTTCCGATCGTGGTGTTGGCACCGTTGTTCGTGCTCTGGTTTCGTGCGGGGATCCACAGCGTGAGCGCGATCGCGTTCGTGATCGGTTTCTTTCCGGTCGTGGCGAACGCGACACAGGGGTTGATCTCGACCGATCGGAACATGGTGGATCTTTTTCACTCCACCGGGGCGAACTTCCTGCAGGAGTTTCTGTGGCTGCGAGTGCCCTTTGCGATGCCGTACTATCTGGTGGGGCTGAGGATCTCGGCGAGCCTCGCGATGATCGGCGCGGTGACGGGTGAATTGTTCGCAGGGAGCGCGTCGGGCGGAAGCGGCGGGCTCGGTTTCATGGTGATCATCTACCACTCGCAACTGCGCACGGCGGAGGTGCTGGCGACGGGTTTCGTGGCGTGTTTGTGCGGGTTCGCGTTCGTCGGGTCGGTGACTTGGTTGAACCACGTGCTGCTGCGGCGTTGGCACGACTCGATCGAGAGGAACGACGTGTGA